DNA from Candidatus Cloacimonas acidaminovorans str. Evry:
CCCAACAGCAAAATAACCACTACTTATAACCTCTACGATGGAATTACCGGAATAGCGGGAACTTTATCTGCTTATTCTGGATTACTACAATTTGTTCCTATTGCCGATCCGGGAGCTGCCACCTCTCATAATAATACAATTGTTCCTGTAACGAGAACTTTGGCAACTATCACATCTGCCGATCAGGCAAAACTGCTTAAGATATATAGTGTAACTTTAACACCCAATGCTGATGGTGTTTTTGCTGCAACAGCAGAAAATATCAATGCCAGTGATGCTTCCGGAACGGGTGTTATGAGAACTTTCCCCAATGCCGATTATGCCGGAACCGCTATTCCAACAGACCCTGTGGATATCGTCTGTCTGGGAGGTCAATATAATGACACGATGCAATTCAGTCCGCGTTTTCTAGCAGATATAACTCCCGCTGCTGGAATCTTGGAAGCCCCGATTGTTAATATTTCTCAAGTAGCTGGAATGATAAACCTTAGCTGGAATCAGGTTCCTGGAGCTACTAACTACAGAATTGAATCTGCTGATGATCCTTATGGCACCTGGTCTACCGTAACTACAACTCCCAATTTATTCTATAGTGGCGCGGCTGTTTCCAAAAAATTCTATCGGGTGATAGCAACTAACTAAACAAGAAACCCTATTCTTAATAAAATAAAGAGGTGGAGATTTTTTCTCCACCTTCTTTCTTCTGCAGATTTCCCTTGACTTTATATCAACATTTGGATAGTTTATCTTATAAGAACTAAACACAAGTGGAGGTATAAAATGTTTTTAACCGGAACACAACTTAAAGAGGTCTTCCTCAAAGCTAAAAAACAGCGTTTTGGTATCATCGCATCCAATGTTGTTTTTGACACTCAGGTAAGAGCTCTCATTCAAGGTTACGCGGCTGTCAATTCTGATGGCTTAATGCAAATGAGTACTGGTGCCTGTAAATATGCAGCAGGCACTTCTCAGGATTTGCATATAGGGGCAAAAATGATTTCCGCAATGGTAAAAATCTTTTCTGCTCAGTTTCCCAAATGTGGAATTGGATTGCATATTGACCATGCCACACCTAACTATTTTGATTTTATTAAGTTCTGTATTGAAAACGACCTTGTTTCCTCTGTAATGATTGATGCCTCGGCAGAAAAACTGGAGGATAATATTCGGATTACTAAAGAGGTTGTGGAGTTGGCACATAAATATAACATTTTAGTAGAAGGTGAAATCGGTCATATCAAAGGTGCCGAAGATGAAATTGTTTCCGAAGATGAGCTCTATACCAAACCCGAAGAGGCATTGGAATTTGTAATAAAAACCAATGTAGACCTTTTTGCTGCTTCCGTAGGTACCAATCATGGCGTTACTAAAGGTGAAAATGTAGTTCTGCATTTGGATTTAATTAAGGAAATTGATGACCTGCTGATTAAAAATGGAGTGGAAAGAGGACTGGTTTTACATGGAGCTTCCGGATTAACTGATTGGCAACAACAAACAGCTATTGCCAATGGTGTGGTGAAAATCAATAAAGATACTCATTACCAGATGGATATGGCTTCTGCTATTCAAGAATATTGGGAAAAGGAAAAATATGCCATTGTTTGCCCACCTGATGTTGACCCTGCTGCCTATATACCTAATAAAAGCAAGTTTGACCCTCGTAAATGGTTAATCAAAGGGGAAGAGAAAATGCAGAATACGGTTATGGAATTCTGCAAAATGTCCGGTAGTGCCAATAACAGTATTTTGCTATAGCTGATATGGTTAAAATAAGCAATAAATGGAACTCTGATTCCATTCTCTGTCTATTTCAGGGTGATTGTTTGGAACTACTGGATTCCATACCGGATGCCGCTATTCAGTTAGTAGTTACTTCACCTCCCTATAATATAGGCAAAAAATATGAAAAACGCCAACCCTTAGATGAATATATTGACTGGCAGAAAAAGGTTATTACAGAATGCTGTAGAGTTCTAAAAAAAAGTGGAAGTATCTGTTGGCAGGTAGGAAATTATATTGAAAACGGAGAAATTATCCCTCTGGATATTTTACTTTATCCTGTTTTTGCTGAATCGGGCTTAAAACTAAGAAATAGAATAATCTGGCATTTCGGGCATGGTTTACATTCTTCCAAAAGGTTTTCAGGACGCTATGAAGTAATTCTCTGGTTTACCAAAAGTGATGAATATATCT
Protein-coding regions in this window:
- a CDS encoding class II fructose-bisphosphate aldolase, translating into MFLTGTQLKEVFLKAKKQRFGIIASNVVFDTQVRALIQGYAAVNSDGLMQMSTGACKYAAGTSQDLHIGAKMISAMVKIFSAQFPKCGIGLHIDHATPNYFDFIKFCIENDLVSSVMIDASAEKLEDNIRITKEVVELAHKYNILVEGEIGHIKGAEDEIVSEDELYTKPEEALEFVIKTNVDLFAASVGTNHGVTKGENVVLHLDLIKEIDDLLIKNGVERGLVLHGASGLTDWQQQTAIANGVVKINKDTHYQMDMASAIQEYWEKEKYAIVCPPDVDPAAYIPNKSKFDPRKWLIKGEEKMQNTVMEFCKMSGSANNSILL